A stretch of the Halomonas sp. BDJS001 genome encodes the following:
- the hisC gene encoding histidinol-phosphate transaminase: MSQYWSPAVRELTPYVPGEQPREQLVKLNTNENPYPPAPSVGEVLRDYATDHLRLYPDPTSKALREALAETFQVASSQVFVGNGSDEVLALAFQAFFRHGAPLDVPAITYSFYPVYANLYGVELRKHPLNEQWEIDIDTLGTETNRSGVIFANPNAPTGHAHPLSAIEMLLKRVTDRVVLVDEAYVDFGAESAVALINRYPNLLVTGTFSKSRSLAGLRLGYAVGSEELIDGLLRVKDSFNSYPVDSLASLVGIAALKDVEHFEACRERVITTRERTRQRLEGLGFEVLPSKANFVLAQHPGYEGAQLFAGLRERGILVRHFNTPDLNNFLRITIGTDDEMDSLIEALETLL; encoded by the coding sequence ATGAGCCAATACTGGAGTCCGGCCGTTCGCGAACTTACCCCTTACGTGCCCGGTGAGCAACCCCGTGAGCAGCTTGTTAAACTCAATACCAATGAAAACCCTTACCCACCAGCGCCAAGCGTTGGTGAGGTGCTGCGCGACTATGCAACAGACCATCTGCGCCTATACCCTGACCCTACCTCTAAAGCGTTGCGGGAAGCGTTGGCAGAGACGTTTCAGGTAGCCAGCAGCCAAGTGTTTGTTGGTAATGGTTCCGATGAAGTGCTGGCATTAGCGTTTCAAGCGTTTTTCCGCCATGGCGCACCACTCGACGTACCCGCCATCACCTATAGCTTCTACCCCGTTTACGCCAATCTTTATGGCGTTGAGCTGCGCAAGCATCCGCTCAATGAGCAGTGGGAAATCGATATTGATACGCTTGGTACGGAGACTAACCGCAGCGGCGTTATCTTTGCCAACCCAAATGCGCCAACGGGCCACGCGCACCCACTGTCAGCAATTGAGATGCTGCTTAAGCGAGTCACGGATCGTGTCGTTCTCGTGGATGAGGCGTATGTGGATTTTGGCGCGGAGAGTGCTGTTGCGCTGATTAACCGCTATCCGAATCTATTAGTTACCGGTACGTTTTCCAAATCTCGCAGTTTGGCAGGCTTGCGGCTGGGCTATGCGGTGGGTTCAGAGGAGTTGATTGATGGCCTGCTGCGGGTAAAAGACTCCTTTAACTCTTATCCTGTCGATAGTTTGGCAAGCTTAGTAGGCATCGCCGCACTGAAAGATGTCGAGCATTTTGAAGCCTGTCGCGAGCGTGTTATTACCACTCGCGAACGCACTCGCCAGCGCCTTGAAGGGTTGGGATTTGAAGTATTGCCCTCTAAGGCTAACTTTGTGCTTGCCCAGCACCCTGGCTACGAAGGCGCGCAGCTATTTGCTGGCCTACGCGAACGGGGCATTCTGGTTCGTCACTTTAACACCCCAGACCTCAACAACTTCCTACGCATCACTATCGGAACCGATGATGAGATGGATAGTTTGATTGAGGCGCTGGAGACGCTTCTCTAG
- the radA gene encoding DNA repair protein RadA, which produces MAKAKSAFVCTECGAEYRKWQGQCSSCQEWNTLSEVHLASARPGGGAAPGRTGYAGDLSREVIDLGNVDLSEVPRMSSTFAEFDRVLGGGLVPGSAVLLGGNPGAGKSTLLLQTACKLAQQRRILYVTGEESLSQVAMRAHRLQLPTSGLKMLAETSVETILAVAERENPEILVIDSIQTMHLEDISSAPGGVAQVRESAAALTRFAKKTNTVLLLVGHVTKDGTLAGPKVLEHMIDASLLLEGGADSRFRTLRGQKNRFGAVNELGVFAMLEQGLKEVKNPSAIFLSRQEEQAPGSLVMVVWEGTRPILVEVQALVDESALGNPRRVAVGVDQNRLAMLLAVLNRHGGLFTGDQDVFLNVVGGVKVLETSADLAVLLAVVSSLQNRALPKELVVFGEVGLSGEIRPVPSGQERIAEAAKHGFLRAIVPRANAPKQAPKGMEVIAVDKLSDALDAL; this is translated from the coding sequence GTGGCCAAAGCCAAAAGCGCCTTTGTATGCACCGAGTGCGGCGCCGAATACCGTAAATGGCAGGGACAATGTAGCAGCTGCCAGGAGTGGAACACGCTCAGTGAAGTGCACCTGGCGAGCGCTCGCCCTGGTGGCGGCGCAGCCCCCGGTCGAACGGGCTACGCGGGTGATCTATCCCGTGAAGTGATCGACCTGGGCAATGTGGATCTTAGTGAAGTGCCGCGTATGAGCTCGACGTTCGCGGAGTTTGATCGCGTGCTAGGCGGCGGTTTGGTACCCGGCTCGGCGGTATTGCTGGGCGGCAATCCTGGGGCCGGTAAATCGACCCTGCTGCTGCAAACGGCCTGCAAGCTGGCCCAGCAGCGGCGTATCCTCTATGTGACGGGGGAGGAGTCACTCTCCCAGGTAGCAATGCGTGCGCACCGCCTACAGTTGCCCACCAGTGGATTGAAAATGCTTGCCGAGACCAGCGTGGAGACTATCTTGGCGGTGGCTGAGCGCGAGAACCCCGAGATTCTGGTGATCGACTCTATCCAGACCATGCATTTGGAAGATATCAGCTCGGCCCCAGGTGGCGTTGCCCAGGTGCGTGAGTCAGCTGCAGCGCTAACGCGTTTTGCTAAGAAGACCAATACGGTGTTGTTGCTGGTAGGTCATGTCACGAAGGACGGAACCCTGGCCGGTCCCAAAGTCCTTGAGCATATGATCGATGCCTCGCTGTTATTAGAGGGCGGTGCCGACTCGCGCTTTCGCACGCTGCGGGGACAGAAGAACCGCTTTGGCGCTGTGAACGAGCTAGGTGTTTTCGCCATGCTCGAGCAGGGCTTAAAAGAGGTTAAAAACCCAAGCGCCATCTTTCTTTCTCGTCAGGAGGAGCAGGCGCCGGGTAGCTTAGTCATGGTGGTGTGGGAAGGCACTCGACCAATTCTGGTCGAGGTACAGGCACTGGTGGATGAGTCCGCGCTGGGCAATCCGCGCCGGGTAGCGGTTGGCGTGGATCAAAACCGTTTAGCCATGCTGCTTGCGGTGCTTAATCGCCACGGTGGATTGTTTACTGGCGACCAGGATGTGTTCTTGAATGTCGTCGGCGGTGTCAAAGTGCTCGAAACCAGCGCCGACCTGGCGGTACTGCTAGCCGTGGTTTCTAGCCTGCAAAATCGCGCGCTGCCCAAAGAATTAGTGGTATTTGGCGAAGTTGGGCTATCGGGCGAGATACGCCCGGTGCCGAGTGGCCAAGAGCGTATTGCCGAAGCGGCCAAGCACGGTTTTCTACGCGCCATTGTGCCGCGGGCTAACGCACCTAAGCAGGCGCCCAAGGGCATGGAGGTGATTGCCGTGGATAAACTCAGCGATGCGTTGGACGCCCTATAG
- a CDS encoding copper resistance protein NlpE N-terminal domain-containing protein: MQLKSLLAGSAMLALLAGCASSPMEQQEEAATAQQNYQGSLPCRNCDGIDLDVTMVGEETSAAEERTFTLNASYRNHPQTPPDENYAGNWEVLTGTPSDPDATVYELTPDGDGQIYYFMRIDESTLELIDPERRRFENGEMLQLKRQ, encoded by the coding sequence ATGCAACTTAAGAGTTTGCTGGCCGGTTCGGCCATGTTGGCACTGCTGGCTGGCTGTGCAAGCAGCCCTATGGAGCAGCAAGAAGAGGCGGCTACTGCACAGCAAAATTACCAAGGTTCACTACCTTGCCGTAACTGTGATGGTATTGATCTGGACGTCACGATGGTGGGTGAAGAAACGAGCGCGGCTGAAGAACGCACCTTTACGCTGAACGCTTCATATCGGAACCATCCTCAAACACCCCCGGATGAAAACTACGCGGGTAACTGGGAAGTGCTGACCGGTACGCCGTCTGATCCAGACGCTACGGTTTACGAGCTGACGCCGGATGGTGATGGCCAAATCTACTACTTCATGCGCATTGATGAGAGCACGTTGGAGTTGATTGACCCAGAACGTCGCCGCTTTGAAAATGGTGAAATGCTGCAGCTAAAGCGCCAATAA